The following are from one region of the Actinoplanes sp. L3-i22 genome:
- a CDS encoding MFS transporter — MTETEALQAKAGRKEWLALVVLLLPVLLVSMDLTVLYYALPAMSAELGPTGAQQLWMVDIYAFVLAGLLLTMGTLGDKIGRRRLLLAGALFFGVGSLIASYADSAEAFIAARAAMGIAGATLMPSTLALIRNLFHDQTQRRTAVAAWSGGMAAGAALGPIIGGLLLDNFWWGSVFIINVPVMALLVVLGPVLLPEFKVPGAPRFDLVSAALSLGTVLPVIYGLKRIAIYGLEPIPVASAVIGLVLGVVFVRRQKVIADPMIDLSLFRQRGYGASIAINLIALFGMIGFSLFSTQYLQTVLGLSPFRAALWTIPGTIAVGVAVPIATAIVRVVRPAYVVAGGFALAAAGFFTVTFTPVADGLPVLLSGLVALSAGLAVVMTMITEMVVATAPPEKAGAASAVLQTGQELGGAIGVAVLGSIGSAIYGRQMAGVLPDSARETLGGAVAAARDLPAQAAEQLIAKAHGAFVQEMHVAALVATLLMVVGAVLAVVALRHVKDAPKPAGELAEVEDSREEYAVAGN; from the coding sequence ATGACCGAAACTGAGGCACTTCAGGCGAAGGCCGGCCGCAAGGAATGGCTTGCCCTCGTCGTACTGCTGCTTCCGGTTCTGCTGGTCTCGATGGACCTGACGGTGCTCTACTACGCACTGCCGGCCATGAGCGCGGAACTGGGGCCGACCGGCGCCCAGCAACTGTGGATGGTCGACATCTACGCGTTTGTGCTGGCCGGTCTGCTACTGACCATGGGCACCCTGGGGGACAAGATCGGCCGGCGGCGGCTGCTGCTGGCCGGTGCGCTGTTCTTCGGCGTCGGATCGCTGATCGCCTCGTACGCGGACTCGGCGGAGGCGTTCATCGCCGCCCGCGCCGCGATGGGCATCGCCGGCGCCACCCTGATGCCCTCGACCCTGGCCCTGATCCGCAACCTCTTCCACGACCAGACGCAGCGCCGCACCGCGGTGGCGGCCTGGTCCGGTGGCATGGCCGCGGGCGCCGCCCTCGGCCCGATCATCGGCGGCCTGCTGCTGGACAACTTCTGGTGGGGCTCGGTCTTCATCATCAACGTGCCGGTGATGGCGCTGCTGGTGGTGCTCGGCCCGGTGCTGCTGCCGGAGTTCAAGGTGCCCGGCGCGCCCCGGTTCGACCTGGTCAGCGCGGCGCTCTCGCTGGGCACGGTGCTGCCGGTGATCTACGGCCTGAAGCGGATCGCGATCTACGGCCTCGAGCCGATCCCGGTCGCCTCCGCGGTGATCGGCCTGGTGCTCGGTGTGGTGTTCGTGCGCCGGCAGAAGGTGATCGCCGACCCGATGATCGACCTGTCGCTGTTCCGCCAGCGGGGTTACGGCGCCTCGATCGCGATCAACCTGATCGCGCTGTTCGGCATGATCGGCTTCTCCCTGTTCAGCACGCAGTACCTGCAGACGGTGCTGGGGCTCAGCCCGTTCCGGGCCGCGCTCTGGACCATCCCGGGCACCATCGCGGTGGGCGTGGCGGTGCCGATCGCGACCGCGATCGTCCGGGTGGTCCGCCCGGCGTACGTGGTGGCCGGTGGGTTCGCGCTGGCCGCGGCCGGCTTCTTCACGGTCACCTTCACGCCGGTCGCGGACGGTCTGCCGGTCCTGCTCTCCGGCCTGGTGGCGCTCTCCGCCGGCCTGGCCGTGGTGATGACCATGATCACCGAGATGGTGGTGGCCACCGCGCCGCCGGAGAAGGCCGGCGCCGCCTCGGCCGTGCTGCAGACCGGGCAGGAGCTCGGTGGCGCGATCGGTGTCGCGGTGCTGGGCAGCATCGGCAGCGCGATCTACGGCCGGCAGATGGCCGGTGTGCTGCCGGACTCGGCCCGGGAGACGCTGGGCGGGGCCGTTGCCGCGGCCCGCGACCTGCCCGCCCAGGCCGCCGAGCAGCTGATCGCCAAGGCGCACGGGGCCTTCGTGCAGGAGATGCACGTGGCCGCCCTGGTCGCGACGCTGCTGATGGTGGTCGGCGCGGTGCTCGCGGTGGTGGCGCTGCGCCACGTCAAGGACGCTCCGAAGCCGGCCGGGGAGCTGGCTGAGGTCGAGGACAGCCGAGAGGAGTACGCGGTCGCCGGTAACTGA
- a CDS encoding LuxR family transcriptional regulator, which produces MGLIERDEALDCLDELLADAVAGRGRVALVTGTVATGKSELLNLLADRSIERGALAVTATGSAVERDLPLALLGQLFHDAPLPADDRDRAMSLLLEGTRAVLAAGPGAHLDPQVIHGLCTILLELAERFPLALLVDDVQHADRASLVCLSYLARRARLAKVLVVFSRSTFGAAGDPAWQTELVRPGSGNRIHLEPLSGDGVRQLAEQLAGAEVADRLAGRWHQLSGGNPLLVEGLVADHRQALAETGAEPADAVAGDGYGAAVMSCLYRGEDRLLEVARGIAVLDDPESLDRLIGLDPQQVAQTVRALTTAGLLGMGAFRNPAARAAVLADVHQEQRAELHRRAAVLTYDRGASTRVVAEHLVNAASEVQESWGVSVLEDAARQALREGRVEAAVRYLKLAWKACTDDRHRVRIMTTLVRAEWRINPSTSAGYLPELTGALDKGVLRGSDAIVLAKALLWHGQFRDAEHVLDHLAANGAELDPDTAAELAATRPWLRCTYAPFVARLPKTTATVDTVSASRRLAAARALSSVISSSPGPDLGDTLERILRGSRLDEMSLDTVESSLLALTYAGHADKAAGWADMFVEEAYTRRAPSRQARLAVVRAEVAVRTGNLAGAARYARTALEIMPPASWGVAIGHPLSLLIIASIAMGEFDDVREQLDQPVPEAMFQTRYGLHYLQARGRYSLATDHPALALRDFQRCGDLMSAWGVDAPGLVAWRSDAAEANLRMGRPLQARKLAEEQLARCTGQMPRAQGVGLRLLAATEQARHRPMLLRQAADLLQNSGDLYELARTLADLAQAYQALGESRRAGMIGHRARALAEGCEAAPLRRALSQDEEWESGETAQTAVAGGAAAMLSDAERRVAALAAVGYTNREIADKLYITTSTVEQHLTRTYRKLNVSRRSDLPANLDASLAPTA; this is translated from the coding sequence ATGGGACTGATCGAGCGCGATGAGGCCCTGGACTGCCTCGACGAGCTCCTGGCCGACGCGGTTGCCGGGCGGGGGCGGGTGGCGCTGGTCACCGGCACCGTCGCGACCGGCAAGAGCGAGCTGCTGAACCTGCTCGCCGACCGGTCGATCGAGCGCGGCGCGCTGGCCGTCACGGCGACCGGCTCGGCGGTCGAGCGGGACCTGCCGCTCGCCCTGCTCGGCCAGCTCTTCCACGACGCGCCACTGCCCGCCGACGACCGGGACCGGGCGATGAGCCTGCTGCTGGAGGGCACCAGGGCGGTGCTGGCGGCCGGCCCGGGCGCGCACCTCGACCCGCAGGTCATCCACGGCCTGTGCACCATCCTGCTGGAGCTGGCCGAGCGGTTCCCGCTGGCGCTGCTGGTCGACGACGTGCAGCACGCCGACCGGGCCTCCCTGGTCTGCCTGTCCTACCTGGCCCGCCGCGCCCGGCTCGCCAAGGTGCTGGTGGTCTTCAGCCGCAGCACGTTCGGCGCCGCCGGCGACCCGGCCTGGCAGACCGAGCTGGTCCGGCCCGGCTCGGGCAACCGGATCCACCTGGAGCCGCTCAGCGGCGACGGTGTCCGGCAGCTCGCCGAGCAGCTGGCCGGCGCCGAGGTCGCCGACCGGCTGGCCGGCCGCTGGCACCAGCTCAGCGGCGGCAACCCGCTGCTGGTCGAGGGCCTGGTCGCGGACCACCGGCAGGCACTGGCCGAGACCGGCGCCGAGCCGGCCGACGCGGTCGCCGGCGACGGTTACGGCGCGGCCGTGATGTCGTGCCTCTACCGCGGCGAGGACCGGCTGCTCGAGGTGGCCCGCGGCATCGCCGTGCTGGACGACCCGGAGAGCCTGGACCGGCTGATCGGCCTGGACCCCCAGCAGGTGGCCCAGACCGTCCGCGCGCTGACCACGGCCGGCCTGCTCGGCATGGGCGCGTTCCGGAACCCGGCGGCCCGCGCGGCGGTGCTCGCCGACGTCCACCAGGAGCAGCGCGCCGAGCTGCACCGGCGGGCCGCGGTGCTCACCTACGACCGCGGCGCCTCCACCCGGGTGGTCGCCGAGCACCTGGTCAACGCCGCGAGCGAGGTCCAGGAGAGCTGGGGCGTGAGCGTGCTGGAGGACGCGGCCCGCCAGGCGCTGCGCGAGGGCCGGGTCGAGGCCGCGGTGCGCTACCTCAAGCTCGCCTGGAAGGCCTGCACCGACGACCGGCACCGGGTGCGCATCATGACCACGCTGGTCCGCGCCGAGTGGCGGATCAACCCGAGCACCTCGGCGGGGTATCTGCCCGAGCTGACCGGCGCGCTGGACAAGGGCGTGCTGCGCGGCAGCGACGCGATCGTGCTGGCCAAGGCGCTGCTCTGGCACGGGCAGTTCCGCGACGCCGAGCACGTGCTCGACCACCTCGCCGCCAACGGCGCCGAGCTGGACCCGGACACCGCGGCCGAGCTGGCCGCCACCCGGCCGTGGCTGCGCTGCACGTACGCGCCGTTCGTGGCCCGCCTGCCGAAGACCACCGCGACCGTCGACACGGTCTCGGCCAGTCGCCGGCTGGCCGCGGCCCGGGCGCTCTCCTCGGTGATCAGCTCCAGCCCCGGGCCGGACCTGGGCGACACCCTGGAGCGGATCCTGCGCGGGTCCCGGCTCGACGAGATGTCCCTGGACACCGTGGAGAGCTCGCTGCTGGCGCTGACCTACGCCGGGCACGCCGACAAGGCGGCCGGCTGGGCCGACATGTTCGTCGAGGAGGCGTACACCCGCCGCGCGCCCAGCCGGCAGGCCCGCCTGGCCGTGGTCCGCGCCGAGGTGGCGGTCCGCACCGGCAACCTGGCCGGCGCGGCGCGCTACGCCCGGACCGCGCTGGAGATCATGCCGCCGGCCAGCTGGGGGGTCGCGATCGGGCACCCGCTGTCGCTGCTGATCATCGCGTCGATCGCGATGGGCGAGTTCGACGACGTGCGCGAGCAGCTCGACCAGCCGGTGCCCGAGGCGATGTTCCAGACCCGGTACGGCCTGCACTACCTGCAGGCCCGGGGCCGTTACAGCCTGGCCACCGACCACCCGGCGCTGGCCCTGCGCGACTTCCAGCGCTGCGGCGACCTGATGAGCGCCTGGGGGGTGGACGCGCCCGGCCTGGTCGCCTGGCGTTCGGACGCCGCCGAGGCGAACCTGCGGATGGGCCGCCCGCTGCAGGCCCGCAAGCTGGCCGAGGAGCAGTTGGCCCGGTGCACCGGGCAGATGCCCCGGGCGCAGGGTGTCGGCCTGCGGCTGCTGGCCGCGACCGAGCAGGCCCGGCACCGGCCGATGCTGCTGCGCCAGGCCGCCGACCTGCTGCAGAACAGCGGCGACCTATACGAGCTGGCCCGCACCCTGGCCGACCTGGCGCAGGCCTACCAGGCGCTCGGCGAGTCCCGCCGGGCCGGCATGATCGGGCACCGGGCCCGGGCGCTGGCCGAGGGCTGCGAGGCGGCGCCGCTGCGGCGGGCACTGTCGCAGGACGAGGAGTGGGAGTCCGGCGAGACCGCCCAGACGGCGGTGGCCGGGGGTGCCGCGGCGATGCTCAGTGACGCCGAGCGCCGGGTGGCGGCGCTGGCCGCG
- a CDS encoding FAD-dependent monooxygenase has product MTKTVLISGAGVAGVTLAYWLRRHGFTPTVVERADALRDGGYKVDIRGAALEVVRRAGLLEAIRERRTDVRSGAVVDRTGKRVASMNGDAFGGREEADAEILRGDLTRLLFDLTKDEVDYRFGDAIAAIDGHQVTFDSGRTGTFDLIVGADGVHSRTRALAFGPEAGFVTDMGYRVAIASVPNHLNLDREELTYVSPGRTTLVYSTAGAPAAKAMFLFEAPEGVDESDPRRALREAYADQGWEVPRLLEAAADAGDLYYDRMLQVRLDSWSAGPVALIGDAAHCASPASGQGTSLALVGAYLLAGELAAAGGDHTKAFPAYEARMRPFAERNQKLGPANVKRMVLSSAGQVRMSMVMLGVMSRLPGRDRMMAAMMAPLHKAANGIEIPAYPTPS; this is encoded by the coding sequence ATGACGAAGACGGTCCTCATCTCCGGTGCCGGTGTCGCCGGCGTCACCCTGGCGTACTGGTTGCGCCGCCACGGCTTCACTCCGACGGTCGTCGAGCGGGCGGATGCCCTGCGCGACGGCGGCTACAAGGTGGACATCCGCGGTGCCGCGCTGGAGGTGGTGCGCCGGGCCGGGCTGCTGGAGGCGATCCGCGAGCGGCGCACCGACGTGCGCTCGGGCGCCGTCGTCGACCGCACCGGCAAGCGGGTCGCCAGCATGAACGGTGACGCCTTCGGCGGCCGCGAGGAGGCCGACGCGGAGATCCTGCGCGGCGACCTGACCCGCCTGCTGTTCGACCTGACCAAGGACGAGGTGGACTATCGGTTCGGCGATGCGATCGCCGCGATCGACGGCCATCAGGTCACCTTCGACAGCGGCCGCACCGGCACGTTCGACCTGATCGTCGGCGCCGACGGCGTCCACTCGCGGACCCGGGCGCTGGCCTTCGGCCCGGAGGCCGGCTTCGTCACCGACATGGGTTACCGGGTCGCCATCGCCTCGGTCCCCAACCACCTGAACCTGGACCGTGAGGAGCTGACCTACGTCAGCCCCGGCCGCACCACGCTGGTCTACAGCACCGCCGGCGCCCCCGCGGCCAAGGCGATGTTCCTCTTCGAGGCGCCCGAGGGCGTCGACGAGAGCGACCCGCGGCGCGCGCTGCGCGAGGCGTACGCGGATCAGGGCTGGGAGGTGCCGCGCCTGCTGGAGGCGGCGGCCGACGCCGGCGACCTCTACTACGACCGGATGCTGCAGGTGCGGCTGGACAGCTGGTCGGCCGGCCCGGTCGCGCTGATCGGCGACGCCGCGCACTGCGCCTCCCCGGCCTCCGGCCAGGGCACCAGCCTCGCGCTGGTCGGGGCCTATCTGCTGGCCGGCGAGCTGGCCGCGGCCGGCGGCGACCACACCAAGGCCTTCCCGGCGTACGAGGCCCGGATGCGCCCGTTCGCCGAGCGCAACCAGAAGCTCGGCCCGGCCAACGTCAAGCGGATGGTGCTGAGCAGCGCCGGCCAGGTGCGCATGTCGATGGTGATGCTGGGCGTGATGTCCCGGCTGCCCGGCCGCGACCGGATGATGGCGGCGATGATGGCGCCGCTGCACAAGGCCGCCAACGGCATCGAGATCCCCGCCTACCCGACCCCGTCCTGA